In Rhineura floridana isolate rRhiFlo1 chromosome 1, rRhiFlo1.hap2, whole genome shotgun sequence, the following proteins share a genomic window:
- the ENPP4 gene encoding bis(5'-adenosyl)-triphosphatase ENPP4 isoform X2 produces MHLILVFFFHGIIHCSGGNSVYESVPRLLLVSFDGFRADYLKKYEFPNLQDFIKDGVLVEHVTNVFITKTFPNHYSIVTGLYEESHGIVANEMFDAATKKTFSPFSDRDPFWWNEAVPIWVTNQWQENKTSASAMWPGTDIKIHNTTPHFYMNYSSAVHFNKRVENIIAWLNHSNPPVTFATLYWEEPDASGHKYGPEDTKNMTKVLKEVDKLIGFLIEKLKTSKLWEKINIIITSDHGMAQCSTDRLIKLDECIDRDKYKLIDKSPVAAILPNNETYVYNLLKNCSPHMKVYLKEEIPDQYHYHHNKRIQPIILVADEGWTIVHNESLPK; encoded by the exons ATGCATTTAATACTGGTATTCTTCTTTCATGGAATAATTCATTGCTCTGGTGGTAATTCTGTTTATGAGTCAGTGCCCAGATTACTATTGGTGTCTTTTGATGGCTTCAGGGCTGATTATCTGAAGAAATATGAATTCCCAAATCTCCAGGATTTTATTAAGGATGGTGTTTTAGTAGAACATGTTACCAATGTTTTCATCACAAAAACTTTCCCAAATCATTACAGTATAGTCACGGGGCTGTATGAAGAAAGCCATGGGATTGTGGCAAATGAAATGTTTGATGCTGCTACCAAAAAAACATTTTCACCATTCAGTGACAGAGATCCTTTCTGGTGGAATGAGGCAGTTCCTATTTGGGTGACCAACCAGTGGCAGGAGAACAAAACAAGTGCTTCTGCCATGTGGCCTGGCACTGACATAAAAATTCACAATACTACTCCTCATTTTTATATGAACTACAGTTCTGCAGTACATTTCAATAAACGGGTGGAAAACATCATTGCGTGGCTGAACCATTCTAATCCACCAGTCACTTTTGCTACTCTTTATTGGGAAGAACCAGATGCAAGTGGACACAAGTATGGGCCAGAAGATACTAAGAACATGACCAAAGTCTTAAAAGAAGTGGATAAGCTTATTGGCTTTCTTATTGAAAAGCTTAAGACTTCCAAATTGTGGGAGAAAATTAATATTATAATTACAAGTGATCATGGCATGGCACAGTGTTCCACGGACAGGTTGATCAAACTGGATGAGTGCATTGACCGTGATAAGTACAAACTGATAGACAAGAGTCCAGTTGCTGCGATACTGCCAAATA ATGAAACGTATGTATATAACTTACTGAAAAACTGCAGCCCACATATGAAGGTTTATCTTAAAGAAGAAATTCCAGATCAATATCACTACCATCACAATAAGCGCATTCAGCCCATAATTTTGGTTGCCGATGAAGGCTGGACAATTGTACATAACGAGTCTCTTCCAAAGT GA
- the ENPP4 gene encoding bis(5'-adenosyl)-triphosphatase ENPP4 isoform X1, with protein MHLILVFFFHGIIHCSGGNSVYESVPRLLLVSFDGFRADYLKKYEFPNLQDFIKDGVLVEHVTNVFITKTFPNHYSIVTGLYEESHGIVANEMFDAATKKTFSPFSDRDPFWWNEAVPIWVTNQWQENKTSASAMWPGTDIKIHNTTPHFYMNYSSAVHFNKRVENIIAWLNHSNPPVTFATLYWEEPDASGHKYGPEDTKNMTKVLKEVDKLIGFLIEKLKTSKLWEKINIIITSDHGMAQCSTDRLIKLDECIDRDKYKLIDKSPVAAILPNNETYVYNLLKNCSPHMKVYLKEEIPDQYHYHHNKRIQPIILVADEGWTIVHNESLPKLGDHGYDNSLPSMHPFLAAHGPAFRKGYRQKTIYTVDIYPMMCHILGLTPQPNNGTLSNAKCLLADQWCINVPEAIGIVIGVFMVLTTLTCLIIIMKNRMPSVRPFSRLQLQEDDDDPLIG; from the exons ATGCATTTAATACTGGTATTCTTCTTTCATGGAATAATTCATTGCTCTGGTGGTAATTCTGTTTATGAGTCAGTGCCCAGATTACTATTGGTGTCTTTTGATGGCTTCAGGGCTGATTATCTGAAGAAATATGAATTCCCAAATCTCCAGGATTTTATTAAGGATGGTGTTTTAGTAGAACATGTTACCAATGTTTTCATCACAAAAACTTTCCCAAATCATTACAGTATAGTCACGGGGCTGTATGAAGAAAGCCATGGGATTGTGGCAAATGAAATGTTTGATGCTGCTACCAAAAAAACATTTTCACCATTCAGTGACAGAGATCCTTTCTGGTGGAATGAGGCAGTTCCTATTTGGGTGACCAACCAGTGGCAGGAGAACAAAACAAGTGCTTCTGCCATGTGGCCTGGCACTGACATAAAAATTCACAATACTACTCCTCATTTTTATATGAACTACAGTTCTGCAGTACATTTCAATAAACGGGTGGAAAACATCATTGCGTGGCTGAACCATTCTAATCCACCAGTCACTTTTGCTACTCTTTATTGGGAAGAACCAGATGCAAGTGGACACAAGTATGGGCCAGAAGATACTAAGAACATGACCAAAGTCTTAAAAGAAGTGGATAAGCTTATTGGCTTTCTTATTGAAAAGCTTAAGACTTCCAAATTGTGGGAGAAAATTAATATTATAATTACAAGTGATCATGGCATGGCACAGTGTTCCACGGACAGGTTGATCAAACTGGATGAGTGCATTGACCGTGATAAGTACAAACTGATAGACAAGAGTCCAGTTGCTGCGATACTGCCAAATA ATGAAACGTATGTATATAACTTACTGAAAAACTGCAGCCCACATATGAAGGTTTATCTTAAAGAAGAAATTCCAGATCAATATCACTACCATCACAATAAGCGCATTCAGCCCATAATTTTGGTTGCCGATGAAGGCTGGACAATTGTACATAACGAGTCTCTTCCAAAGT TAGGAGACCATGGCTATGATAACTCTCTTCCAAGTATGCATCCATTTTTGGCAGCTCATGGGCCTGCTTTTCGCAAAGGTTACAGACAAAAGACAATTTATACTGTTGATATTTATCCAATGATGTGTCACATCCTAGGTTTGACACCCCAGCCCAATAATGGCACCTTGAGCAATGCCAAGTGCTTGTTAGCTGACCAGTGGTGTATAAATGTCCCTGAAGCTATTGGAATCGTTATTGGGGTCTTTATGGTGTTAACTACTCTTACATGCCTTATAATAATCATGAAGAACAGAATGCCTTCTGTGCGTCCATTTTCACGACTTCAGCTTCAGGAAGATGACGACGATCCCTTAATTGGATAA